The Pseudonocardia alni genomic sequence AGGGTGAGTGCGGCTCTTTGTCGCCGTCGTCGCCCGTGGACGGCGGACGGTCAGCCGAGCAGCCCGCGCATCTGGCCGATCTCGGCCTGCTGGGCGTCGACGATCTGCTGGGCCAGTGCCTTCGCCTCGGAATTGATTCCGCTGGCGAGTTCGGTCTGGGCCATCTGCACCGCACCCTCGTGGTGGGCGATCATCATCTCGAGGAACATGCGGTCGAAGGCGGCGCCGTCGGCCTGCTCGAGCTGGCGCATCTGGTCAGGCGTCATCATCCCGGCCATCCCGCCGTGATCCATCCCGCCCTGACCCATTCCGCCCTGACCCATCTCGCCATGGTCCATCCCGGGCATGCCGCCCTGGTCCATCCCGGGCATACCACCGGATGCGGGTGCGCCCCAGGTGGTGAGGAAGGTCTGCATCTGCGCGATCTCCGGGCCTTGGGCCTGCTCGATCTCGGTGGCGAGGCCGCGGACGTCGTCACTTTCGGCGCGGTCGGTGGCCAGCTTCGCCATCTCCACGGCCTGCTGGTGGTGCGGGATCATGCCCTGGGCGAAGGCGATGTCGGCCTGGTTGTGCTCGGTCGAGACCGCCGCGCCCGGGGCAGCGACGCTGGTCGGGGCGGGGGCCGTGGCCGCGGGTGGGGCGCTGTCGGCGGGCTGCGCGCCGCCGCAGGCGGACAGGACGAGGGCAGCGGTCAGTATCGTGGCCGCGGTGGCCACGTGGGTGATCTTCATGCGTGGTTCTGGCTCTCCGTGTCGAGTACGGGTGATCGGGCGGTGATCCGGCGCTCTTCCGCGCCGGGGGCCGATCAGGTCCGCAACACGCAGAGCTGAGCGAGTCGTCGGGGGACGGGCGGTGGCCGCTGGGCGGGTCGGCCGCGAGGGCGCTGGCGGGCCGCGATGATCGAGATCGGGAGCGGCAGGAGTCCGAGGAACAGCCACGCCGAGAGCAGGGCGAGCCCGGCGGCGGCCAACACGGCCAAGCACAGATGCAGCGCGTGGGTGGCGCCGTGCTCGCCGTGGTCGGCCGGCATCGGCTTTTCGGCTGCCACCGTTGCCGGTGGCGCGGATGCCGCGGCGGCACGGTGGTCGCTGTGCCCGGTCGCTGTCGCTGCGGCCGCCACCCCGTGCCCGGTGTCTGCCGTGGGGGCCGGCGCGACGAGTGCGTGCATCCCGATCAGGCCGAGCAGGACAGGCAGGACCAGCAGCACCCGCTGCAGCCCTCCTCGCCTGTTGCCCATGTCGGTCACGGTACCGGAACGGCTGCCCGGCCCGCGCCGTGCTGTGCCATCGCTCTGGCGGGACGGCCGGCCCAGGCCGCCGACACGACAGGCACGGTCCGCATCCATCCGACCAGGCTCGTGACGCAGCTGGGCCTGCTCGCAGCCACACCGAGCTCGTCCTGCGTTGTCACGTCGGTCGATGGTGCCTTCGAGGCCGGACCGCCGTCCGAGCACGTCACCGGGTGGCGTCGGCGCCGGCGAGTCGTGCTGTGCTGCGCGCCGGCGTCAGGTCGAGACGGCGAAGAAGCTGAGCGTTGAGGGCGACGACGACGGTCGAGACCGACATCAGGATCGCGCCTACGCTCATCGGCAGGACGAACCCGACGGGAGCGAGCACCCCGGCCGCCAGCGGGACGGAGGCCAGGTTGTAGCCGGCCGCCCACCACAGGTTCTGCTTCATCTTCCGGTAGGACGCACGCGACAGGTCGATCACCGACAGCACCGACCTCGGGTCGGACGAGGCGAGGATGACACCGGCGGAACCGATCGCGACGTCGGTCCCGGCCCCGATCGCGATACCCACGTCGGCCTGGGCCAGGGCAGGAGCGTCGTTGACGCCGTCGCCGACCATCGCTACCCGACGACCCTCGCTCTGCAGTTCGGCCACCTTGGCGGCTTTGTCCTCCGGGCGGACTCCGGCGAAGACCCGGTCGATGCCGAGGTCGGCAGCGACGGTGTCGGCCACGGCCCGGGCGTCCCCGGTGATCATGACCACCTGCGTGCCGACGGCGTGCAGAGCCTCGACCGCCTCCCGGGACTCTGGTCTGATCTCGTCTGCCAGTCGCAGCGCCGCGATGACCTCCCGGTCGGCGAGGACGTGCAGGATGATCGCCCCTTGGCGGCGCCACTGGTCCGCGACCGCGAACTCGGCGGCGCCGTGCTGGTCGAGCAGATGGGGTCCGCCGACCTGGATCAGCGTGCCGTCCACGGTGGCCTCGACCCCGACCGCGGGAGACGAGGAGAACTCACGCGCCGCGGGCACGGTCAAGCCCCGGTTGCGGGCGGCGCCGACGATGGCTCTGGCCAGGGGATGTTCGCTGCCGGACTCGGCCGCGGCCGCAAGAGCGAGCACCTCGTCCGCGGCGCGGCCCTCTCCCGGCTCGATGCCGGTGACGGTCGGCTCGCCCCGGGTGAGGGTCCCGGTCTTGTCGAACAGCACGGCATCGACGGTGCGCATCGACTCCAGCGCCAGACGATCCTTGACCAGCACGCCGCCCCGGGCGGCACGCTCGGTGGCGATGGACACCACCAGCGGGATGGCCAGCCCGAGAGCATGTGGGCAGGCGATGACGAGCACGGTGATGGTGCGCACCACTGCGGTGTCGGGTAGCCCGACCAGAGACCAGACCACCGCGGTGAGCACGGCAGCGCCGAGGGCGAACCAGAACAACCACCCGGCCGCGGTGTCGGCGAGACGCTGAGCCCGCGACGACGATGCCTGGGCGTCGGCCACGAGCCGGCGGATCCCGGCCAGCGCAGTGTCGTCCCCGGTCGCCGTGACCTCGACCCGCAGGCCCGAGTCGGTTGCAACGGTGCCGGCCACGACCTGATCACCGGTCTGACGCCGCACCGTGCGGGACTCCCCGGTCACCATGGACTCGTCCATGCTCGCCGACCCGTCCACGATCGTTCCGTCGGCGGGCACCGACGAGCCGGGCCGGACGATGACCACGTCTCCGACCACCAGGTCGGCCGGTGAGACGGTGACGACGACATCGCCGTGGTCGACCCGCTCGGCCTCGTCGGGCAGCAGTGCCGCCAGGGAGTCCAGCGCCGAGGTGGTCTGGGCGAGTGAGCGCATCTCGATCCAGTGACCCAGCAGCATGATCACGACCAGCAGCGCGAGCTCCCACCAGAAGTTCAGCTCGCCGTCGAGCAGGCCCAGGCTGGCACCCCAGGACGCGATGAACGCGACTGTGATCGCCAGGCCGATCAGCAGCATCATGCCCGGCTTACGCGACCGGACCTCTGCGACGGCGCCGGTGAGGAACGGGCGCCCTCCCCACAGGTAGATCACGGTGCCCAGCACCGGCGAGACCCACCGCACCCACTCGCCGACAGGCAGGTGATAGCCGACCAGGTGGGCGAACATGTCGTTGAACCCGACCACGGGGACGGCCAGGACGAGCATGATCCAGAACAGCCGCCGGAACTGCCCGACGTGATCGCCATGATTGCCGTGCCCGTCGTGTCCCTGATGCCCTTCGTGCCCCTCGTGCCCCTCGTGCGCACCGGGTTTGTGATGGTGCGGCTGCTCACCCGGGCCGGTCCTGACCGGTGCGGCCGCCGGGCGGATCTCCTCGGCCGGTCCGGCAGCGCTGCCCGTCGTGTCGGTCGCTTGGTGTGGGTGGCGAGCAGACCCGTCTGCGTCCTTGCTCGATCGCTCTCCGGGGTTCATGCCACATGGATACGCCATACCCCATAGGGGTATCAAGCGCAGGCATGCTCAGCTGGCTGGTTTGTTCGTCATAGAGCTCGGCACGGCGCTCCGATCTCGGGTGATCGGCTGGTACTGCGCCATACCTACCCCCGGCGATCCGGTGGGGATCACGGATCGACACGATTGAATGCGGGTACCCCGTAGGGGTATGCTGGAGGTGTCACGAGGAGGTAGGCGATGCAGCACGGATACGCCGACAGCAAGGACTCCCACATCAAGCGGATGCGTCGGATCGAGGGCCAGGTCCGCGGGATCACGAAGATGATCGAGTCGGACAAGTACTGCATCGACATCCTGACTCAGGTGTCGGCGGTCAATAAAGCCCTCGAGGCCGTGGCCCTGGGCCTACTCGACGAGCACCTCAAGCACTGCGTCGCCGACGCCGCCGCCGAAGGTGGCCCCGTCGCCGACCAGAAGATCCAAGAGGCCAGCGCCGCGATCGCGCGACTGGTCCGTTCCTGAGTACGACGACCGAGAGGAATGAGCGCTATGAGCACAGCCACCTACACCGTCACCGGCATGACCTGCGGGCATTGCGTCTCGTCGGTCACCGAGGAGGTCAGCGAGATCTCCGGTGTGACCGACGTGGCGGTCGACCTACCGACCGGCGCCGTCACTGTCACCAGTGACCGCGAGGTGTCCCCCGACGCGGTCCGCGCAGCCGTCAAGGAAGCCGGGTACGAGGTCACCACGACCTGAGCATCACCAGCACCAGTCCGCCACCCGGTACGGGTCACGGCCCCGCAGCTCGCTGCGCGCGGCCGTCCACCCGTACCGGGTCTCACCGAAGGACTTCCGACGATGAAGACCGCAGCACGACTGTCCGCCTACGGTGCGGCTGTCGTCCTCTTCGGAGCTGGCGCATTCGCGACCGGCGCGACCATCGATGCCCCCACCGCACACCTACGCCCCACCGCACAGACCGCCGACCACGGGGCTGACCCGGCGGCGGGTCACGGCGCTCCCACCGCCTCCCGGTCGACAGGGCCCGCCGGCCTGGCCTCGACCGAGGGCGGCCTGACGCTGACGCCCGCCTCGAACACGCTCCCGGCCCGGCAGGCGAGCGAGCTCGCGTTCCGGATCACCGGCCCCGACGGGGCTGCGATCACCGGATTCGACATCGAGCACGAGAAGCGGATGCACCTGATTGTCGTGCGCAGCGACACGGCCTACTTCCAGCACCTGCACCCGACGATGGACCCCGACGGCACCTGGCGGGCCCCGATCACCCTGCCCGGCGGAGGCACCTATCGTACCTTCGCCGACTTCGCCCCCACCGGTGGCGAGGCCACGACGCTCGGGGTCGACCTGTTCGCCCCGGGCAGCTTCGCGCCCGTCGCGCCGCAGGCCAACCGCACCGCCACCGCCCCCGGGGGATACGAGGTGACCCTCGACGGGGTGCTCGAGCCCGGCCGGTCGAGCCCGGTCACCCTCACCGTGACCCGTCACGGCCAGCCGGTGCGCGACCTGCAGCCCTACCTGGGCGCCTACGGCCACCTGGTCGCGCTGCGCAGCGGCGATCTCGGCTACCTCCACGTCCACCCCGACGGAGCACCCGGGGACGGCACCACCGAGTCCGGGCCCGGAATTACCTTCCACACCGAGGTGCCCTCGACCGGCACCTACCGGCTGTTCCTCGATTTCCAGCACGACGGTCAGGTCCGCACCGCGCAGTTCACGGTCCCGACCACCGGGTCCGCGCCGGCCGCGCCCGGCTCGGTCGAGACCGGCCACCCGCACACCGACGGAGGCCACTGATGACCGCGACCCTGCCCCCGTCCGGTGACCAGGTCCGCGAGATCGAGCTGGCCATCGGCGGCATGACGTGTGCGTCCTGCGCGAACCGCGTCGAGCGCAAGCTGAACAAGCTCGACGGCGTCAGCGCCACGGTCAACTACGCGACCGAGAAGGCGAAGGTCTCCGCGCCGGGCAGTGTCGGCACCGACGCCCTCGTGGCCGCCGTGGAATCGGCGGGCTACTCGGCCGTCCTTCCGACCCCGCCGCACCGCGGCTACGACACCGCCGACGACACCGCCGAACAGGACGACGAGCTGCGTCCCCTGCGCGACCGCCTCCTCGGCGCGGCCCTGCTGTCGGTCCCGGTCGTGGTCCTGTCGATGACCCCGCCCCTGCAGTTCGTGAACTGGCAGTGGCTCTGCCTGGTCCTCACCGCGCCGGTCTGGGCCTGGGCCGGCGCCCCGTTCCACCGCGCAGCCTGGACGAACCTGCGTCACGGCGCGGCCACCATGGACACCCTCATCTCGATGGGCACCACGGCGGCGATGGCGTGGTCGGTCTATGCGCTGTTCTTCGGTACCGCAGGAATTCCCGGCATGGTCCACCCCTTCGAGCTGTCGGTCTCACCCACCGACGGCGCCGGGAACATGTACCTCGAGGTCGTGGCCGGGGTCATCACGTTCGTCCTCGCCGGGCGCTACTTCGAGCAGCGCTCCAAGCGCCGCGCCGGCGCCGCCCTGCGCGCCCTGCTCGAACTCGGGGCCAAGGACGTCGCCGTCCTACGCGACGGCTCGGAGGTCCGCATCCCGATCGCCGATCTCGCTGTCGGGGACCGGTTCGTCGTCCGGCCCGGAGAGAAGATCGCCACCGACGGCACGGTCGTCGACGGCCGTTCGGCTGTCGACGCCTCGATGCTCACCGGCGAGTCCGTCCCGGTCGAGGTCGCCGTCGGCGACACCGTCGTCGGCGCCACCGTCAACGCCGGCGGGCGCCTGGTCGTCCAAGCGACGCGGGTGGGCTCGGACACCCAGCTCGCCCAGATGGCGTCGCTGGTCGAGGACGCCCAGAACGGTAAGGCCGCCGTCCAGCGCCTCGCCGACCGGATCTCAGGGGTCTTCGTACCGATCGTCATCGCGGTCGCTGTGGTGACGCTCGGATTCTGGCTAGGCGCCGGGGCCGGCGCGACCGCGGCGTTCACCGCGGCCGTCGCCGTGCTGATCATCGCCTGCCCCTGCGCGCTCGGCTTGGCCACACCGACCGCGCTGCTGGTCGGAACCGGCAGGGGCGCCCAGATGGGCGTGCTGATCAAGGGCCCCGAAGTCCTGGAATCCACCCGCAGGATCGACACCATCGTCCTCGACAAGACCGGCACCGTCACCACCGGCAAGATGTCCCTGGCCGCCGTCCACACCGCCGGCGGATCCGACGAGGCCACCGCCCTTCGGCTGGCAGGCGCCCTGGAGAAGGCCTCCGAGCATCCGATCGCCACCGCGATCGCCACCGCCGCCGAGACGCGCACCGGCAATCTCCCCGGCGTCGAGGACTTCACCAACCACGAAGGACTCGGTGTCCAGGGGGTCGTCGACGGTCACGCCGTGATCGTGGGCCGGCCACGTCTGCTCGAGCAGTGGTCGACTCCGCTGACCGGCGAGCTCGCCGACGCAGCTGCGGCTGAGGCGGCCCGCGGCTCCACCGCCGTCGCCGTCGCCTGGGACGGGCAGGCCCGCGCCGTGCTCGTCGTCGCCGACACCATCAAGGACACCTCCGCCGAGGCCATCACCGAGTTTCGTCGTCTCGGGCTGCGACCGGTACTGCTGACCGGGGACAACCGCGCCGTCGCTGACTCCGTCGCCGGCGAGGTCGGCATCGACGTCGGCGACGACACCGTCATCGCCGACGTCATGCCCGCCGACAAACTCGCCGTCATCGAGCGCCTGCAGCGCGAGGGCCGAGTCGTCGCCATGGTCGGCGACGGGGTCAACGATGCCGCGGCGCTCGCCCAGGCCGACCTCGGCCTGGCCATGGGCACCGGCACTGATGTCGCCATCGAGGCCTCCGACATCACCCTCGTCCGTGGCGACCTGCGCGCCGCAGCCGACGCCGTACGGCTCGCACGCACAACCCTGAGCACGATCAAGACCAACCTGTTCTGGGCCTTCGCCTACAACACTGCGGCGATCCCGCTCGCAGCGTTGGGCCTGCTCAACCCCATGATCGCCGGTGCAGCGATGGCGTTCAGCTCGGTCTTCGTGGTCGGCAACAGCCTGCGGCTACGTCGCTTCCGAGGACACGCGGTCTGATCCGCTTCCCGGTCGAGGAGGTGGTGCAGCCACGATGGCTGCACCACCTCCTCCCGGGCCGCCACAGTCGCGCACAGGCTGTGAGGCGCGTCAGTACGGGTACAGCGGATGCGGGCAGGACAGCACGTCATCGATCATCCCGGTGATCCATCTGCGACCGCGTGAGGTCTGATCACGGGTGGGTTCAATCAGGGTTGGTAAGGAGAGGCATACCGAGCGATACCCGCTCTGCGGAGCCCGCGCTCGCCCGGTCGAGGCGGGTGAGCTTTTCGGCTGCAGCGGTGAGGCTGGTCGTAAGGCCTTCGATCTCTCCGAGCCAGTGGTTCAGACGGGCCTCCTGAATCCGGTCTCGGAGGTTGTCGACAATCGCGGCGAGCCGCGGCCGGGCGCGCGGGTCGACGCGCAGGCTGGGGCAGCGGATGCAGGCGTGTTCGTGTCGACACGGAGTGCCGTAGGGACGGCCGCAGGTGCCGAGCTCGAGCTTGCGGGTCTGGAAATGCTGCTGGAACTCCCGCCACTCGGCGTCGGTAGCCACACGGTGCTCCGCAGCCGGACGCTCAGCGCGCCGGTTGGCCAGGAAGGCCTGGTAGCTGCGGACGAGCTCGTCGTCGAACACAGCGGTGTAAGCCTGAGTGGTGTTCACGCTGGCGTGGCCGAGAAGCCGAGCCACGATGTGCAGTGGGAGGCCTCCGTTCGCGGCTTCGGTGGCGAAGATCCTTCGGAAGTCGTGTGGGGTGAACCGCAGGGGTTCCCCGGTGAGGGTGCGGACGCCGGCGCGTTCGAGGGTGTCGCGGATCAGCTTCCGGATGCTCCGGGAGCTCAGCGGTTCCCAGCGCCAGGCCATGCGGCGCTGGAACAAGTGCGGCAGGACGGGTCCCAGGACGCGTTCGTGCTCGTCGTAACGGCTGGTCAGTGGGATGGCGCCCTGATTGAGGGCGCGTAGTCGCGTGATGATGGAGGCCAGCACGCTGGCCAGTTCGGGGCTCACGAGCAGGAGTCGTTCGCGATCGCTCTTGGAGGGGACGACCTGCAGCATCGGGACGACCTCGCCGCTGTCGGGCAGGCGGTATGAGATCAGCGCGAGGTGGGTCAGCTCGCTGAGCTCCTCGACGCGCAGGCCAGTCTGACGGAGAGTCTCGATGACCGCCCAAGCCCAGAACGCCTCCTGCTCGGTGCGGCTGAGGTCGATCCTCTGGCCGTCCGGGTCGATCACCAGGACCGCGGGTGGAGATTCGCCGCGGGAGCGGCCGGTGAGATAGCTCTGGTGGGCGGTGCGCAGGTAGGTGCGCCCGTCGTAAGTGAAATGCTCGCCGAGCGCCGTCTGTTCGGCAGCGGCGAGCAGGGCCGCGCTGGTGGTGCGGTGCTGCTCGGCGGTGTCGACGATGGCGTCCAGGTGCGGGAGGCGGTCCCGGACCCGCTGGTGCATCTCAGAGGTGGTGCGGACGCGGGCCTTCCCCATGCCACGCAGGTCGCTGCGTCGCACCGGGTTCGGTGCTGCCCACCCCGCCCAGTAGGGGTCATGGTGGGCCCACTCCTGGATGTCGAGGTAGATCGCTCGGACATAGAGCAAGTTCGAGTAGTACGACTTTCGATCGCGGGTGCCGCCATCCGGCGTGACGATCACTCGTAGACGTCTCCGCCAGGCCTCGGCGACGTCGTGTGGCAGGTGCAGGGAGTCGATCTCGGGGTGGTAGGTCTCGATGTCGCTCCAGAAGTTGCGGATCACCTCGAGGACCAGCGTGCGAAAAGAGCCGTAGTCCATCCCGGTGCGTCGTTCGTCGAAGTAACGCACCAGCATGTCGCGGACCGGGCGGCAGCGCAGCTGGTAGGTGTCGATCAGCTCGGCTGTCGTTCGCTGCCCCAGTCGCAGCGCCTCGTGCAGGCTCGGAGGCTCGAGATCGGCAATCGGACGCAGAACCCGCCAGGCCAGCGGGACCGCGCCCTTCCCGACGCCGTAGTACTCGACCTCCCAGGCTCGGTAGGTCAGCAGGTCCTGAGCGGTGAGCTGGTCGAGATCGCGGCCAGTGCGCAGCACGATCTTCGACAAGACGTTCAGCGTGTCGTCGGCAGCGCGGGTGTTCGTAGCCAGCTCGGATGCCGCCGTCGCGCACTGCTCGAACAGATCTGGCCGGAACTGACTGCGGACCCGCCGCAGCACGGCCTTGGCGCGCAGAGCCCGCAGGAACCCGTAGGACGGGACCACAACCCGGCCCAACAGCAGGAACCCGACCGCTCCTACGAGATCGTTGCGGGCCTTGTTCGGAGTGCACCGGTGCGCGGCGATCAGGGCATCCAGCCAACCCAAGCTGTCATCGGCGCCCGAGGCCAGCCAGCGGGCCTGCCATCCGTCGCCGGGATGGGCCTGCAACCAGGCCAAGATCTGCTCGGCGGCACGCAGGTACGCGTTGCCGCGCCCGTAACCGGTGTGTGGGTGCTTCGGCGGCCAACCGGCGAGCGTAGGCAAGGTCATCAAGATCTCGGCCGACGATGCAGAGTCCAGCGGCCCCAGCATCGGCTCGATGTCGAGAAGCTCCGGATGGCGGCGGAGCTTGTGCGACGTCCGCATCGGCGGGCGGGCAGTCTCCAGGCTGGACGCGACGCGCTGGCCGGTCATCCGGCGTTCCATCCGAACAACACCGACAGGTCGCCCCGGTCGTACCCCTCACCCGCCGCCGGTGGCAGCGAGGGCCGCGACAGTGATGGGGATGCCTGCTCGACCAGGTGCTGGTGCACTCGGCGGGCGACCTCGATGTCTTGTTCGGCGAGATAGATGTCTGCGGTGGTGCTCAGGTGTGCGTGCCCGAGCACGACCTGGACGTCGCGCAGGGTCAGCGCCGGGTCGCGAGCCATCCGCAACGCTGCGGTATGGCGCAGGTCGTGCATCGACCAGTTCGTACCCAGCTCGGCGTTCACCCGTCGAAACACCGCCCGCAGGGCGTCATAGCTCAGTGGATGACGCCGCAGGCCAGCACCGCGGTCGCGGCGGCGCATCGTCTGCCACAGCGCCTGGTCCGGCGCGAGCGGTTCGCCGAGTTCAGATAGGTAGAGGCGGATCCAGACGAACGACTCCGGGCTCGACGGCACCCACTGAACCGCCCGGCTCCCCTTGCGGACCAG encodes the following:
- a CDS encoding DUF305 domain-containing protein, which translates into the protein MKITHVATAATILTAALVLSACGGAQPADSAPPAATAPAPTSVAAPGAAVSTEHNQADIAFAQGMIPHHQQAVEMAKLATDRAESDDVRGLATEIEQAQGPEIAQMQTFLTTWGAPASGGMPGMDQGGMPGMDHGEMGQGGMGQGGMDHGGMAGMMTPDQMRQLEQADGAAFDRMFLEMMIAHHEGAVQMAQTELASGINSEAKALAQQIVDAQQAEIGQMRGLLG
- a CDS encoding DUF6153 family protein, which translates into the protein MGNRRGGLQRVLLVLPVLLGLIGMHALVAPAPTADTGHGVAAAATATGHSDHRAAAASAPPATVAAEKPMPADHGEHGATHALHLCLAVLAAAGLALLSAWLFLGLLPLPISIIAARQRPRGRPAQRPPPVPRRLAQLCVLRT
- a CDS encoding heavy metal translocating P-type ATPase yields the protein MLVLAVPVVGFNDMFAHLVGYHLPVGEWVRWVSPVLGTVIYLWGGRPFLTGAVAEVRSRKPGMMLLIGLAITVAFIASWGASLGLLDGELNFWWELALLVVIMLLGHWIEMRSLAQTTSALDSLAALLPDEAERVDHGDVVVTVSPADLVVGDVVIVRPGSSVPADGTIVDGSASMDESMVTGESRTVRRQTGDQVVAGTVATDSGLRVEVTATGDDTALAGIRRLVADAQASSSRAQRLADTAAGWLFWFALGAAVLTAVVWSLVGLPDTAVVRTITVLVIACPHALGLAIPLVVSIATERAARGGVLVKDRLALESMRTVDAVLFDKTGTLTRGEPTVTGIEPGEGRAADEVLALAAAAESGSEHPLARAIVGAARNRGLTVPAAREFSSSPAVGVEATVDGTLIQVGGPHLLDQHGAAEFAVADQWRRQGAIILHVLADREVIAALRLADEIRPESREAVEALHAVGTQVVMITGDARAVADTVAADLGIDRVFAGVRPEDKAAKVAELQSEGRRVAMVGDGVNDAPALAQADVGIAIGAGTDVAIGSAGVILASSDPRSVLSVIDLSRASYRKMKQNLWWAAGYNLASVPLAAGVLAPVGFVLPMSVGAILMSVSTVVVALNAQLLRRLDLTPARSTARLAGADATR
- a CDS encoding metal-sensitive transcriptional regulator, encoding MQHGYADSKDSHIKRMRRIEGQVRGITKMIESDKYCIDILTQVSAVNKALEAVALGLLDEHLKHCVADAAAEGGPVADQKIQEASAAIARLVRS
- a CDS encoding heavy-metal-associated domain-containing protein is translated as MSTATYTVTGMTCGHCVSSVTEEVSEISGVTDVAVDLPTGAVTVTSDREVSPDAVRAAVKEAGYEVTTT
- a CDS encoding heavy metal translocating P-type ATPase, with the protein product MTATLPPSGDQVREIELAIGGMTCASCANRVERKLNKLDGVSATVNYATEKAKVSAPGSVGTDALVAAVESAGYSAVLPTPPHRGYDTADDTAEQDDELRPLRDRLLGAALLSVPVVVLSMTPPLQFVNWQWLCLVLTAPVWAWAGAPFHRAAWTNLRHGAATMDTLISMGTTAAMAWSVYALFFGTAGIPGMVHPFELSVSPTDGAGNMYLEVVAGVITFVLAGRYFEQRSKRRAGAALRALLELGAKDVAVLRDGSEVRIPIADLAVGDRFVVRPGEKIATDGTVVDGRSAVDASMLTGESVPVEVAVGDTVVGATVNAGGRLVVQATRVGSDTQLAQMASLVEDAQNGKAAVQRLADRISGVFVPIVIAVAVVTLGFWLGAGAGATAAFTAAVAVLIIACPCALGLATPTALLVGTGRGAQMGVLIKGPEVLESTRRIDTIVLDKTGTVTTGKMSLAAVHTAGGSDEATALRLAGALEKASEHPIATAIATAAETRTGNLPGVEDFTNHEGLGVQGVVDGHAVIVGRPRLLEQWSTPLTGELADAAAAEAARGSTAVAVAWDGQARAVLVVADTIKDTSAEAITEFRRLGLRPVLLTGDNRAVADSVAGEVGIDVGDDTVIADVMPADKLAVIERLQREGRVVAMVGDGVNDAAALAQADLGLAMGTGTDVAIEASDITLVRGDLRAAADAVRLARTTLSTIKTNLFWAFAYNTAAIPLAALGLLNPMIAGAAMAFSSVFVVGNSLRLRRFRGHAV
- a CDS encoding tyrosine-type recombinase/integrase — translated: MTGQRVASSLETARPPMRTSHKLRRHPELLDIEPMLGPLDSASSAEILMTLPTLAGWPPKHPHTGYGRGNAYLRAAEQILAWLQAHPGDGWQARWLASGADDSLGWLDALIAAHRCTPNKARNDLVGAVGFLLLGRVVVPSYGFLRALRAKAVLRRVRSQFRPDLFEQCATAASELATNTRAADDTLNVLSKIVLRTGRDLDQLTAQDLLTYRAWEVEYYGVGKGAVPLAWRVLRPIADLEPPSLHEALRLGQRTTAELIDTYQLRCRPVRDMLVRYFDERRTGMDYGSFRTLVLEVIRNFWSDIETYHPEIDSLHLPHDVAEAWRRRLRVIVTPDGGTRDRKSYYSNLLYVRAIYLDIQEWAHHDPYWAGWAAPNPVRRSDLRGMGKARVRTTSEMHQRVRDRLPHLDAIVDTAEQHRTTSAALLAAAEQTALGEHFTYDGRTYLRTAHQSYLTGRSRGESPPAVLVIDPDGQRIDLSRTEQEAFWAWAVIETLRQTGLRVEELSELTHLALISYRLPDSGEVVPMLQVVPSKSDRERLLLVSPELASVLASIITRLRALNQGAIPLTSRYDEHERVLGPVLPHLFQRRMAWRWEPLSSRSIRKLIRDTLERAGVRTLTGEPLRFTPHDFRRIFATEAANGGLPLHIVARLLGHASVNTTQAYTAVFDDELVRSYQAFLANRRAERPAAEHRVATDAEWREFQQHFQTRKLELGTCGRPYGTPCRHEHACIRCPSLRVDPRARPRLAAIVDNLRDRIQEARLNHWLGEIEGLTTSLTAAAEKLTRLDRASAGSAERVSLGMPLLTNPD